GTGGAATCAACACTTTCTTTTTTTCTACCTAAAGTCACCCAAAAGAATATATATCATTAGGAAACAATGTTTTGAAGAAATGTACATATATCATTTTGGTTTATGGGAGTTCTGTAACAGCATTATGCTTTGAAATAGAGCAAGGGTGTTTAGATTGAATGATTCATATACCTCTCTGTATGGATTGATTAGATGGAATGTTTTGAATTTTAGGTCTTGTCTGGCAGAATGTGAGGAAACCGGATGTGTTGGAGATCAATGCTTTCGACACTGCAACTTTCCTTCTAATGGGGTTCTCGTTGATGGTCCATGGTATATGAAAGAACCACTTTACTTGAAGTGGAAACAATGGGAATGCGAAAGTGATTGTCGTTACGCTTGCATGATCGAcagagagaaagaaagagaagaacGTGGTGAAGAACCTATCAAGTATCATGGTAAATGGCCCTTCAAGCGAGTTCTCGGAATTCAGGTTTGACCTCGATAAAGATTATTTGGAACATAATCACAGTGTTCCGCATTATTTCTCTTGACTCAGAGTCTAGACTCTTTTTTTCTCTCAGGAACCAGCTTCTGTTGCTTTCTCCGCACTCAACCTTGCAATGCATCTTCATGGTTGGCTATCCTTTGTCAACCTTCTTTACTACAACTTGCCTTTAAACCAAGATAAGAAGGCGTACTACGAATTTGCAAGTTTGTGCCACGTATACGCCATCTTGGCGATGAATTCATGGTTTTGGAGCATTGTTTTCCATACTCGGTAAGCATTTTCTCCATTCACATCTCTTCGTATGTTTCGGGGATCATCATCTTCACTACCAGGCGGTCCAGGCCTAGTTTGAGGCGTGCACTAACATGAACAGTCAGAGCAACATAGTTTGTACTTACACGTACCAATCACGATGACCTTTTATATGTTTAGGTGCAAGAATATGTTAACTGATGCACCTAATGCCATGTTGCTCCTTGTCGATGCTTAACTTAACCTACTCACCATGCTTATAAGCTCTAAAATCTCTCTTTCTATGAAAGTGACTGCATGTATGCATGTATGATGGCCTCGTTTCAATATCTGAAATGTCTATTAATTCGAATTACAGCGAAGTGGATTTAACAGAATCTTTAGACTATTCATCTGCTGTGGCACTACTTGGTTACTCTCTTATTCTATCTATACTTAGAAGCTTTAATGTGAGAGATGAGGCTGCTAGGGTCATGGTTGCTGCTCCATTTCTCGCCTTTTTCACTACACATATTTTGTACCTCAACTTCTATAACCTCGACTACGGTAACATCTCTGATCTCGGGTTAATTCTGCTTTAACATTTTATGATATGAGAAGCTTGCATTGtcacagaacatcatgctttacACATGCATAACATGATATGAAACTTTCATACAGGGTGGAACATGAAAGTTTGTGCAATAATGGGGGTTGCTCAATTTCTGGTATGGGCAATTTGGGCCGGCGTGACTCGCCATCCATCACGGTGGAAGCTGTGGACGGTGGTCTTCGGAAGTGGCCTTGCAATGCTTTTGGAGATCTATGATTTCCCTCCTCATTATGGAGTGTTTGATGCTCATTCTTTATGGCATGGCACAACTGTTCCACTCACCTTCCTATGGTGGAGTTTCATTAGAGACGATGCCGAGATTCGAACTTTAGACTTCATTAAGAAGATTAAGTGACATATTTATCTTATTAATTGGTTTTAAgttttttaactttgtttttatgttttccCTATTTGGATGATTTTAGAGCATAAATTTTGATGGAATTATGCtacaattatatttttttaaaaagaaaattatgtTTGTTTTGGGTATTAAGAGTTAAACAGTTTTCATTAAACTAAAAGAGAGTTGTCCATGAGCCGGGTCGGATCGAATCCAAAAAAAATTCAAGCACAAGCTCATTTTTAgttgatattttatatatttttataattaaattttaatttaagaaaatttgtttaatttgaattcAAGCTAAGCAGGTCCAAAGTACAAATTAAAAATCCTTATCCAAACTCGACTCAAGTCGGATCGGGCGAACTATCCTACCTTTGGACAAGTCTAACTAGAAGCTAAGTATAGATGCAAGTAAAAAGACCAAAAGATATCAAATATGATTTTGCTTTAGCTCGAGTTTACGTTAGGTTGAGTAATAAAGTGTGTGATATTCTTTAAATATGGTTTTAGGGTTTAAGTCTTGGATGAAAAATATAGCATTTGAAAAGCTTTGCACTTCGTTTAAGTATTCAACCCAACTCGACGTCATTCTGATCGGAGGCGAAAGCAAGGGACAAGCAAAGGCTTTAGCCCCTTAAAATAGAAGATTATACTTTTGATCGTTGAAAATCTATTAAAAAGTTtaagttaataaataaaaatattatagtttggctTTTCAAAAATGATAGTGTAATAGACCAATTTTCTTCAGCCCAGACAAAAATAGACAAAAAGCAGATAAACTAAAAAATAAACAAGTCCATTAAGAGTTCATTTTACAAGCCCAAGTCAAGCCCCAAATACATCACCTAACCCAAAATCCTAAAGCCCAATACTACACCAACCCAAGCCCAAAACCCTAAAAACTAACCGAATCCCTAGTTTCACCTTTGAAAGCTTCGGTGCCACTCCTTCGCCACGTTAGCAGATGCGCAACCCGAGGTCTCTCCCCTTCCTTTCACCGAAATGGCAAGGCGTGGCTCCTTAGCATTGTTGACCTTACCACGAGCACCtgcaaaagaaaaaaacaaaaaaggacAGAGAGtagaaacaataaaaataaaaatacaaaaatgaaTATTCTGTAATATATTTAGCTATAAAAGCCATAACAGCCACATGTATTTTTTTACAAAAGCAATTGAATAGATTTAAAAAAATCGAATACAAAAAACTAAatgttaaaagaaaaacaaaggtgattctttttgttttttttattagaaaagcataataaataaaaaaataaagttttttttttacctGTGTCATTTCACTTCCTGCCGTCGTCAAAGGTCTTCTCCGACCCCGAAAGCCTCAAAACCCACAAGGGTTCCACCTGGGCTTCGACGAGGGGTGTGCATTCAGAAAAAGAGAAAAGGCTAAaagttttttggattttttttcgaGTTTAGAAGGCATCGCCTTCAGATCTGGGTATTGGGGGATCAAAAAGGCTGGAAAAGCTTATTTTTTGTAACTCCAGCCATCGGAGGCGATGGTCGCCGTCGTTGATGACCGTTGGCCACGGCGGAGCAACAACGGCCTTGTGGCCGAACTCAGATATGGCTTcagagaaaaaagaaagaaaagaatttaaaaaaaaaaaacaatttggaaatgatttttttaatatttttttacttaaatagGGGTCACCTAAACAACGTTTTTTCGTCGTGGCCCTAAACGCTCCAAAATGATGTCGTTTTGGGGCCGACTCGATGACCCGACCCAGATTCCCTTGGGATCTGCATGTTAGGGGAAGGTCTAATTGCTTCTTTGACCCTTCcgctttttttctatttttcaatttcatcCTATAGTTCATTATTTCATTTCTATTTTTGCCCTTTCATTTTACTCttgtgcaatttagtccctccgaCCCACTAATAATCCCTTTGGGAATGATGTGTAAATTGGATTGGGAAAATTACCCTCCGAGCCCTTtacttttctattttattttaatttaatcttttatgttctattttcttataatttaggcTTTAAATTTTGTTATAATCTCAATTTAGCCcttctttttatcttttaattttcaacattgctaatttattttatttatatttttactccTTTTTTATACCTTTTTTTTATGCTttcacttttaatttttattttggtattaatCATATCATAATTATTATTGTCATCATCATCGATTAATGTCAtaattattgattttattttactcacatagttattttatttttattttgccaTCACCATATTATACatcatatttaaatatatttgatcaCCTCCACACTATATTCAAAGAAATTAATTGTACATcgcattaaatgttatatttgttTCTACCCGATGCATAGGaaataattagaactaaaacgATGTTCTTTAATTAGGGGATTCGAGAAataagtaccaattttgggtattatgagggtgttaatcctttcTCATACGTAACTAACTTCTAAGcccatttttggtaaattttgtatATCGAAAATCATCGTTTTAGTAAAATTAaccttttatttaaaatgattaaatttgaggTGACTCAATCACGCATAATAAAAGAATTAGTGGTGACTCCAtcttcttttaaaaaataaaaagtcgaGCTCAAAAAGGTTTCAACAGATAGAATTTCGATTCAATTCTTCTAAAAACTATAAACATATATACCAATATaatggtgaaattgtattttaactctcataaaaaatatatagCTC
Above is a genomic segment from Gossypium arboreum isolate Shixiya-1 chromosome 8, ASM2569848v2, whole genome shotgun sequence containing:
- the LOC108475860 gene encoding uncharacterized protein LOC108475860 — translated: MSTGFSIHKMMMDRYSIAVFMMISFLVGVLNASEGDSDLHYRSCLAECEETGCVGDQCFRHCNFPSNGVLVDGPWYMKEPLYLKWKQWECESDCRYACMIDREKEREERGEEPIKYHGKWPFKRVLGIQEPASVAFSALNLAMHLHGWLSFVNLLYYNLPLNQDKKAYYEFASLCHVYAILAMNSWFWSIVFHTREVDLTESLDYSSAVALLGYSLILSILRSFNVRDEAARVMVAAPFLAFFTTHILYLNFYNLDYGWNMKVCAIMGVAQFLVWAIWAGVTRHPSRWKLWTVVFGSGLAMLLEIYDFPPHYGVFDAHSLWHGTTVPLTFLWWSFIRDDAEIRTLDFIKKIK